ACGAGGGAACGCGCGCCATCCCGGGACCTGGGTGCAGCTAGCGACCCTTGTCCCCAGCGCGCAGCCCGAGGTGAGCAGTGAGCGGCGAGCGGGACGGCAGCGAGGCGTTCGCGGGGCCCCTCCTGCTGCCCGGGCCCGGCCCGCTTATGGCGGCCATCCGCAAGAAGCTGGTGGTGGTGGGCGACGGCGCGTGCGGCAAGACGTGCCTGCTGATTGTGTTCAGTAAGGACGAGTTCCCCGAGGTGTACGTGCCCACAGTCTTCGAGAACTATGTGGCCGACATCGAGGTGGACGGCAAGCAGGTGGAGCTGGCGCTGTGGGACACGGCGGGGCAGGAGGACTACGACCGCCTGCGGCCGCTCTCCTACCCGGACACCGACGTGATCCTCATGTGCTTTTCGGTGGACAGCCCGGATTCGCTGGAGAACATCCCCGAGAAGTGGGTGCCCGAGGTGAAGCACTTCTGCCCCAACGTGCCCATCATCCTCGTGGCCAACAAGAAAGACCTGCGTAGCGATGAGCACGTCCGCACAGAGCTGGCCCGCATGAAGCAGGAACCGGTGCGCACGGATGACGGCCGCGCTATGGCCGTGCGCATCCAAGCCTACGACTACCTCGAGTGCTCGGCCAAGACCAAGGAGGGCGTCCGAGAGGTCTTCGAGACGGCCACGCGCGCCGCGCTGCAGAAGCGCTACGGCTCCCAGAACGGCTGCATCAACTGCTGCAAGGTGCTATGAGGGCCGCGCCCGACCCTCCTGCCCCTGCCAGCGCGGCTCCCCATCCCGGGCCCGTCCCCCACGAGCCCGGAGAAGGGGAGAACCTTGCCCCCCCCCCAAAGACCCCCACCGGACTGCCTGGCGTCTGCTTTCAGCCCCGGCAGCCGTGGCCTGGAGACTCAGGCTCTGGCACCCGAGAATCGGCCGCGTGGTAGGCACCCGGCGCCCCCTTTCCAAGTGTCTGTGCGTCCGGCTGTGTGGCACAGGCTTGGCCACCCCACTGAGTGCCAAGGGTCCCCTGAACACCATTTTC
This region of Ovis canadensis isolate MfBH-ARS-UI-01 breed Bighorn chromosome 3, ARS-UI_OviCan_v2, whole genome shotgun sequence genomic DNA includes:
- the RHOB gene encoding rho-related GTP-binding protein RhoB, which codes for MAAIRKKLVVVGDGACGKTCLLIVFSKDEFPEVYVPTVFENYVADIEVDGKQVELALWDTAGQEDYDRLRPLSYPDTDVILMCFSVDSPDSLENIPEKWVPEVKHFCPNVPIILVANKKDLRSDEHVRTELARMKQEPVRTDDGRAMAVRIQAYDYLECSAKTKEGVREVFETATRAALQKRYGSQNGCINCCKVL